In Melospiza melodia melodia isolate bMelMel2 chromosome 20, bMelMel2.pri, whole genome shotgun sequence, a single genomic region encodes these proteins:
- the CCDC63 gene encoding coiled-coil domain-containing protein 63, whose translation MGHHPHSTVVMLPWQPWNLGQYRRREASADLDITEKEKEYRAKVEIRHLQTHFHHEAYKRKFFDAEIWRQMQAQEREIADLRQEHGHVTATLKQLYSPSSMVFVNRNRMKVRNLMQTSMQNDALIKERKAQLADLAKQVLELEKKIANQRESNWKELGARTRKQLHKTIELLEMRLRHVRKHFGGFWRTFAGSHRGLAPFWSGQSTWCKRVTVCYNAVVARNNKLREETASLQIQKASFDNLYWKLERSLVLQNKLLNAAIEQATEDYDQWMEDLGRISDIRDVRYRETIQYNIRLLERKCALHQESRLKNFFLSKCADLSVLKEQAKAREAFEAAERAKASQKESYEVAYKRLLELSDGNIDDFLEDFLEKDRRFFILFNFAIRLNVNNESLRQRIEAVQAAILGQGGFVLSRVSFTTARIQPHREGEGDAKEQPKLNSAAFWELNVSQCCHRDDMEAMTTEREKAETTQTQVLQELKAKIAETTKEANKYENKYKESSQLLGQIQSRIETLLKEMDCDTTKIVKPLGDSLVPVFGPVESKVKEFLMRESLLRYTSLDRSQRAQGFVSPLREASSHLWTMDRAKLCPHPPDLEESADPRTAEEPLGREELRELVIQRQQEEVSRPPSAGKKRRKFTSPGASGSPSGSKTPAGN comes from the exons ATGGGGCACCACCCTCACTCCACTGTGGTGATGCTGCCGTGGCAACCGTGGAACCTGGGCCAGTACCGG AGGAGAGAAGCCTCAGCAGACCTGGATATcacagaaaaggagaaggaatacAGGGCTAAAGTGGAGATCAGGCACCTGCAGACTCATTTCCATCATGAAGCCTACAAGAGGAAATTCTTCGACGCTGAAATCTGGCGGCAGATGCAGGCTCAGGA AAGAGAAATAGCTGATCTGAGGCAAGAGCACGGACATGTGACAGCAACGCTGAAGCAGCTCTATTCACCGAGCAGCATGGTGTTTGTAAACAGGAACCGCATGAAGGTCCGAAACCTCATGCAGACCAGCATGCAGAATGATGCCCTGATCAAAGAGAGAAAAGCCCAGTTAGCTGACCTGGCCAAGCAG gtttTAGAGCTGGAAAAAAAGATAGcgaatcaaagagaatcaaacTGGAAGGAGTTGGGAGCAAGGACCCGCAAACAGCTGCATAAGACGATTGAGTTACTGGAGATGCGTCTGCGCCATGTAAGGAAACATTTTGGAGGCTTTTGGAGAACATTTGCGGGGTCACACAGGGGCCTGGCACCTTTCTGGTCAGGACAAAGCACATGGTGCAAACGT GTCACTGTGTGTTACAACGCCGTCGTGGCCAGGAACAAcaagctcagagaggagactgcCAGCCTGCAGATCCAGAAGGCCAGTTTTGACAACCTCTACTGGAAGCTGGAGAGAAGCCTGGTCCTGCAGAACAAGCTGCTGAACGCTGCTATCGAGCAAGCCACAGAGGACTACGACCAGTG GATGGAGGATCTGGGGCGGATCTCGGACATCCGGGACGTGCGCTACAGGGAAACCATCCAGTACAACATCAGGCTGCTGGAGAGGAAGTGTGCCCTCCACCAGGAGAGCAGgctgaagaacttcttcctcagCAAATGTGCAGATCTCTCTGTATTGAAGGAACAGGCCAAAGCGAGAGAAG CCTTTGAGGCAGCTGAGAGGGCCAAAGCGAGCCAAAAGGAGAGCTATGAGGTGGCCTACAAGCGTCTCCTGGAGCTGTCAGACGGAAACATCGATGATTTCTTGGAGGACTTCCTTGAGAAGGACAGGAGATTCTTCATCCTCTTTAACTTTGCCATTAGGCTGAACGTCAATAATGAGAGTCTCAGGCAGAGGATCGAGGCCGTCCAG GCAGCGATTTTGGGCCAGGGTGGGTTTGTCCTCTCCCGAGTGTCCTTCACCACTGCCCGCATCCAGCCACACAGGGAGGGTGAGGGGGATGCAAAGGAGCAGCCAAAGCTGAACTCCGCTGCGTTCTGGGAGCTGAACGTGTCTCAATGCTGCCACCGT GATGATATGGAGGCCATGACAACGGAGAGAGAAAAGGCTGAGACAACCCAGACAcaggtcctgcaggagctgaaG GCAAAAATAGCAGAGACCACCAAGGAAGCCAACAAGTATGAGAACAAATACAAGGAGAGCAGCCAACTCCTGGGACAGATCCAATCTCGCATTGAGACCCTCTTGAAGGAAATGGACTGTGACACTACAAAGATAGTGAAGCCTCTTGGGGACAGCTTGGTGCCAGTTTTTG GCCCCGTGGAGAGCAAGGTCAAGGAGTTCCTGATGAGGGAGTCCCTGCTGCGCTACACCTCCCTGGACCGCTCCCAGCGCGCCCAGGGCTTCGTCAGCCCCCTCCGGGAAGCCTCCAGCCACCTCTGGACCATGGACAGGGCCAAGCTCTGCCCACACCCCCCAGACCTGGAGGAGAGCGCTGACCCCAGAACCG CGGAAGAGCCGCTGGGCCGGGAAGAGCTGCGGGAGCTCGTCAtccagaggcagcaggaggaggtgaGCAGGCCCCCCAGCGCGGGCAAGAAGAGGAGGAAGTTCACATCACCTGGTGCATCAGGGAGCCCATCAGGGTCCAAGACCCCAGCAGGGAATTAA